A genomic stretch from Hydrogenimonas urashimensis includes:
- the fliI gene encoding flagellar protein export ATPase FliI: protein MPLKSLRNRVRTMPLSPAYGTIQSINANAIVARGLKVSIGQSVTILAGTERRLGMVTALGTESFTITPFGFIEGMQVGDRVLLNEKGLEIPVGEKLLGRVVDPFMQPIDGGGPIILKDTEPIMKSPMDVMKRGLIDEHFSVGVKSIDGLLTSGKGQKVGIFAGSGVGKSTLMGMIVRGSEATIKVVALIGERGREVPEFIAKNLGGDLTNTVIVVATSDDSALMRKYGAFSAMSVAEYFKRQGHDVLFMMDSVTRFAMAQREIGLALGEPPTSKGYPPSALTLLPQLMERAGKEEGQGSITAFFTVLVEGDDLSDPIADQSRSILDGHIVLSRELTDRGIYPPVDVLSSASRVINDVIEPDHLAAVRKFRQLLALLKENEMLVRIGAYQRGMDPQLDEALAKKEAMERFLTQEADKPVPFVETVNRLKEVVS, encoded by the coding sequence ATGCCGCTCAAGTCGCTTCGAAACCGCGTCAGGACCATGCCCCTCTCCCCTGCGTACGGAACCATCCAGAGCATCAACGCCAATGCGATCGTCGCGAGGGGACTGAAGGTAAGCATCGGCCAGAGCGTAACGATCCTGGCGGGCACGGAGCGCAGACTGGGGATGGTGACGGCGCTGGGCACCGAGAGTTTCACAATTACCCCTTTCGGGTTCATCGAAGGAATGCAGGTGGGCGACCGGGTGCTTTTGAACGAAAAGGGTCTTGAGATTCCCGTTGGCGAGAAACTGCTGGGGCGGGTGGTCGATCCCTTCATGCAACCGATCGATGGCGGGGGTCCGATTATCCTGAAAGATACCGAGCCGATCATGAAATCGCCGATGGATGTGATGAAGCGGGGACTGATCGACGAGCATTTCAGTGTCGGCGTCAAAAGCATCGACGGTCTTCTGACCAGCGGCAAGGGACAGAAAGTCGGAATCTTCGCCGGAAGCGGGGTGGGCAAATCGACACTGATGGGGATGATTGTCCGGGGCAGCGAGGCGACGATCAAAGTGGTGGCGCTTATCGGCGAGCGAGGACGTGAGGTACCCGAGTTCATCGCCAAGAACCTGGGAGGCGATCTGACCAATACCGTCATCGTCGTGGCCACCAGCGACGACAGTGCCCTGATGCGTAAATACGGCGCCTTCAGCGCTATGAGTGTGGCGGAGTATTTCAAGAGGCAGGGGCATGATGTGCTCTTTATGATGGACTCGGTGACGCGTTTCGCTATGGCCCAGCGGGAGATCGGTCTGGCGCTGGGAGAACCGCCCACGTCAAAGGGGTATCCCCCCTCTGCGCTGACGCTGCTGCCCCAGCTGATGGAACGGGCCGGCAAAGAGGAGGGACAGGGCTCCATCACCGCTTTTTTCACGGTGCTTGTGGAAGGTGACGATCTGAGCGATCCCATTGCCGACCAAAGCCGAAGCATTCTCGACGGCCACATCGTGCTGAGCCGTGAACTGACCGACAGGGGCATCTATCCGCCGGTGGATGTGCTCTCCTCCGCCTCACGGGTCATCAATGACGTCATCGAACCGGACCATCTGGCGGCTGTTAGGAAGTTCAGGCAGCTTCTTGCCCTGTTGAAAGAGAACGAGATGTTGGTGCGTATCGGTGCCTACCAGCGCGGAATGGATCCTCAGCTTGACGAGGCGCTGGCGAAAAAGGAGGCGATGGAACGTTTCCTGACCCAGGAGGCGGACAAGCCGGTCCCCTTCGTCGAAACAGTGAATAGACTGAAGGAAGTGGTGAGTTAG
- the tig gene encoding trigger factor — translation MEVTAKKTDSANVSVEAKIAQNDIDKKVEKIAKQAAKQMKIDGFRPGKAPVSVIKKRLGERLVQDAEAEALRDILNQASKELELDAEKIIGEPAVTKFDRGEEFIEVELKLSLRPDIEIGDISDIIPEVKTPRVTKKEIEERIQQMAEAQAPFESLEEDRGLEEGDLAVFDFEGFLNGEPFEGGKAENFELRIGSGQFIPGFEEQMIGMKKGEEKTITVTFPEDYRNKELAGKEVEFKIKLHDIKTKKPVEIDDELAKKLLGKEDATLADLEKETKEQLRSEKLSKLYNEELKPKLVEALVEMFEFDLPESVVEQEIEMALRNRIQQMKEEELAELRENEEKVKALREELRGDAAKSVKATFIVDALARKEGVDVSDQEMMQTIYYEAISMGQDPQQTFEYYQKQNLLPAIKMAMIEDRLLTKLLNEKKENKEEKTEKEEA, via the coding sequence ATGGAAGTGACTGCCAAGAAAACAGACAGTGCCAACGTCAGCGTCGAAGCGAAAATCGCTCAGAACGACATCGACAAAAAAGTGGAAAAGATCGCCAAACAGGCGGCAAAACAGATGAAGATCGACGGATTCCGCCCCGGCAAAGCGCCGGTGTCGGTCATCAAGAAACGGCTGGGTGAACGACTCGTTCAGGATGCGGAAGCCGAAGCGCTTCGCGATATTTTGAATCAGGCATCCAAAGAGCTGGAGCTCGATGCGGAGAAGATCATCGGCGAACCGGCCGTGACGAAATTCGACCGCGGCGAAGAGTTCATCGAGGTGGAGCTGAAACTGAGCCTGCGCCCCGATATCGAAATCGGCGATATCAGCGACATCATTCCGGAAGTCAAAACACCGCGCGTGACGAAAAAAGAGATCGAAGAGCGGATCCAACAGATGGCCGAGGCTCAGGCGCCGTTCGAATCGCTTGAAGAGGATCGGGGCCTCGAAGAGGGCGACCTTGCGGTATTCGATTTCGAAGGTTTCCTCAACGGCGAACCCTTCGAAGGGGGAAAGGCGGAAAATTTCGAACTGCGCATCGGAAGCGGCCAGTTCATCCCGGGTTTCGAAGAGCAGATGATCGGCATGAAGAAGGGAGAAGAAAAGACGATTACCGTCACCTTCCCCGAAGATTACCGCAACAAGGAGCTGGCGGGCAAAGAGGTCGAGTTCAAAATCAAACTTCACGACATCAAAACGAAAAAACCGGTCGAAATCGATGACGAACTGGCGAAAAAACTGCTCGGAAAAGAGGATGCGACACTGGCCGACCTCGAAAAAGAGACCAAAGAGCAGCTTCGCAGCGAAAAACTGAGCAAACTCTACAACGAAGAGCTCAAGCCGAAACTGGTCGAAGCGCTGGTTGAGATGTTCGAATTCGATCTGCCCGAAAGTGTCGTCGAGCAGGAGATCGAAATGGCGCTGCGCAACAGGATTCAGCAAATGAAGGAGGAGGAGCTCGCCGAACTCCGCGAAAACGAAGAGAAAGTCAAAGCACTCCGAGAAGAGCTTCGCGGCGACGCCGCCAAAAGTGTCAAGGCGACCTTCATCGTCGATGCCCTTGCCAGAAAAGAGGGGGTCGATGTAAGCGACCAGGAGATGATGCAGACGATCTACTACGAAGCGATAAGCATGGGGCAGGATCCTCAGCAGACTTTCGAGTACTATCAGAAGCAGAACCTCCTGCCGGCCATCAAGATGGCGATGATCGAAGATCGTCTCCTCACCAAGCTCCTGAATGAGAAAAAAGAGAACAAAGAAGAGAAAACCGAAAAAGAAGAAGCATGA
- the clpP gene encoding ATP-dependent Clp endopeptidase proteolytic subunit ClpP encodes MSYIPFVIEKSGRGERSYDIYSRLLKDRIIMLSGPIDDAVASSIVAQLLFLEAEDPDKDIFLYINSPGGVITSGFSIYDTMNYIKPDIVTICIGQAASMGAFLLACGAKGKRYALPSSRIMIHQPLGGAQGQATDIEIQAKEILRLKKYLNKILAERTGKTVRTIEKDTERDFFLGADEAKEYGLIDEVLKRSFK; translated from the coding sequence ATGAGCTACATTCCATTCGTCATAGAAAAAAGCGGGCGCGGCGAGCGCTCCTACGACATCTACTCAAGACTGCTGAAAGACCGCATCATCATGCTCAGCGGTCCCATCGACGATGCTGTCGCCTCGTCGATCGTTGCCCAGCTGCTTTTCCTGGAGGCGGAAGACCCGGACAAGGACATCTTTCTTTACATCAATTCGCCGGGTGGGGTCATTACCAGCGGATTCAGCATCTACGATACGATGAACTACATCAAACCCGATATTGTGACGATATGTATAGGACAGGCCGCTTCGATGGGCGCCTTTTTGCTTGCCTGCGGGGCCAAGGGCAAACGGTACGCGCTGCCAAGTTCCCGCATCATGATCCACCAGCCCCTTGGCGGTGCGCAGGGTCAGGCGACCGACATCGAAATCCAGGCCAAAGAGATTCTTCGTCTCAAAAAATATCTGAACAAGATTCTGGCCGAGCGCACGGGCAAAACGGTCCGAACGATCGAAAAAGATACCGAACGCGACTTCTTCCTCGGTGCCGACGAGGCGAAAGAGTACGGCCTGATCGACGAAGTTCTCAAACGAAGTTTCAAATAA
- a CDS encoding lysozyme inhibitor LprI family protein: MRQAVFPLLFLGLAAGADCVDIRALYSDTYRKCIENSGGTTMAVTECQDAELRRQDKKLNEAYMALKKEIAPSRRAALRKMQRAWIRYRDAKCGFFRHEKSGSGAANDEMQCLVDETIKRTVELRFDTF, translated from the coding sequence ATGAGACAAGCAGTTTTTCCCCTTCTCTTTCTGGGCCTCGCAGCGGGTGCCGACTGCGTCGACATTCGGGCGCTCTACAGCGATACCTACAGAAAGTGTATCGAAAACTCGGGCGGTACCACGATGGCCGTCACCGAATGCCAGGATGCGGAACTGCGACGCCAGGACAAAAAGCTCAACGAAGCCTATATGGCTTTGAAAAAAGAAATTGCACCGTCACGGCGTGCGGCACTCAGGAAGATGCAGCGGGCGTGGATCCGCTACCGGGACGCCAAATGCGGCTTTTTCCGCCACGAAAAGAGCGGCAGCGGTGCCGCCAACGACGAGATGCAGTGCCTCGTCGACGAAACGATCAAGCGCACCGTCGAGCTGCGTTTTGACACCTTTTGA
- the folE gene encoding GTP cyclohydrolase I FolE: MSDEKEVKFENAVRTILELIGEDPDREGLAKTPQRVYKAFEHMCGGYRMDPRKVLNDAMFESSNDEMVLVRDIEFYSMCEHHLLPIIGRVHVAYIPNGKVVGLSKIPRMVDIFARRLQIQEQMTEQIADAILETVQPKGVAVVVEARHMCMEMRGVEKINSTTVSSALRGLFKRDAKTREEFMSMINAPLRPRY, encoded by the coding sequence ATGTCCGACGAAAAAGAGGTGAAGTTTGAAAATGCCGTCAGAACGATTCTGGAGCTGATCGGTGAAGATCCGGATCGTGAAGGTCTGGCCAAAACGCCGCAGAGGGTCTACAAAGCGTTCGAACATATGTGCGGAGGGTACAGGATGGACCCCAGGAAGGTGCTTAATGACGCGATGTTCGAAAGCAGCAACGACGAGATGGTGCTGGTGCGCGATATCGAATTCTACTCGATGTGCGAGCACCATCTGCTGCCCATCATCGGCCGCGTCCATGTGGCCTATATACCCAACGGAAAAGTGGTGGGGCTGAGCAAGATACCCCGGATGGTCGATATCTTTGCGCGGCGCCTGCAGATTCAGGAGCAGATGACCGAACAGATCGCCGACGCGATTCTCGAGACGGTCCAGCCCAAAGGGGTGGCCGTCGTCGTCGAGGCGCGTCATATGTGCATGGAGATGCGCGGAGTGGAAAAGATCAACTCCACGACGGTCTCTTCGGCGCTTCGCGGGCTTTTCAAGCGTGATGCAAAAACGAGGGAAGAGTTCATGAGCATGATCAACGCCCCTTTGAGACCCCGCTACTGA
- a CDS encoding HIT family protein produces the protein MIYEDDDIILEWEASEIPWIKIFTREPFRELTECPDALRGKLWRVYEIVERAMIEYFSPYKINMASFGNYLPRVHIHVMARFENDSFFPEPMWGEKQRDGSYTMPSRAPFEKMVRKRLKAV, from the coding sequence ATGATCTACGAAGACGACGACATCATTCTCGAGTGGGAAGCGAGCGAAATTCCCTGGATAAAAATCTTCACCCGGGAACCTTTCAGAGAGCTTACAGAGTGCCCCGATGCGCTGCGCGGCAAACTCTGGCGCGTATACGAAATCGTGGAAAGGGCGATGATAGAGTATTTCAGCCCATACAAGATCAACATGGCTTCCTTCGGCAACTATCTGCCGCGGGTGCACATCCACGTCATGGCGCGATTCGAAAACGACAGCTTCTTTCCGGAACCGATGTGGGGAGAGAAACAGCGCGATGGCAGCTACACGATGCCATCTAGAGCCCCTTTCGAAAAAATGGTGAGAAAGCGGCTCAAAGCGGTGTGA